In Vanessa tameamea isolate UH-Manoa-2023 chromosome 19, ilVanTame1 primary haplotype, whole genome shotgun sequence, one genomic interval encodes:
- the LOC113402803 gene encoding tubulin polyglutamylase TTLL5 isoform X1, whose product MEQEDEFKPQFKISSDELPKIHKKCNHNRPHTSPHVSTETTIPSTSGLQAEQDKDSMRKNDDETNDSKEKENEGSVSDWVSGGPIGSKVAVLVFRSCVLASRTPSMESTTKTVGNNTGTTILLNKAKNMAKRLVAEPHAFSVRPKNIMHDVMETFGNSNKFTGQAYVVRHVSEAEMPETMSIEEQGHEPTEHKRDIEDVLNDLSKITLYIKKNLNIENTTANIKPPEEPPPTKDIKEEKKGKKSKGKNKRKNSHIQRTLSPTLESDDSEHMLVKDVDSVKVLESCHMPARVLKITYKLVNTETKLLHRLLQAHGLQEASQDAKDFNLMWAGLHPKPDVLRSLTPYQRVNHFPRSYELTRKDKLFKNIEKMQYFRGLKHFDFIPTTFLMPVEYKELCTTHYRTKGPWIVKPAASSRGRGIYIVNTPEQIPKGENVVVAKYIDKPLLIGGHKCDLRLYVCVTSIDPLLIYLYEEGLVRFATVKYDKTNKNLWNPCMHLCNYSINKYHTDYIKCDDPNAGNIGHKWTLSALLRHLRKQGRNTAALMAAIEDLVVKSILSSAQTITAAARVFVPSHFNCFELFGYDILIDDMLKPWLLEINLSPSLACESPLDARVKSALLADTLTLVGLPAVPMSKNEASPQSNSLRMRIGACRRVHSAENTCVRGKAAAGPAPGAAGSGGPGGTGGALTGDELRLVRAVRAQYARRGGFVRIFPSQNSWQKYAQYLDPVTGVPVCSTSLNNNAPYTVVQHNYNLLVHSHVLPHFQHATVATSLTDTPQRLQRYEAACIAGAAPAVQLDAQPPPPAADARRAKHLVKQQLADGLRLTTGEVRRAFGLYLTHVLKRISSPSNELGVQHAALVLRFLRRASASLRMPYNVKGPPAKMCDKDRCAVIAKQLNDFLYMYYRETDLYTDSEDRDGCVSNIHFAQFLYSASEADLEDVLLLLLRMENYVATFLGDGRGSAFCIDLPPEKRAPSPPRHTLLRHLAALAHLNCRRYRPETETSSRSEPEEPASTESVPPPPYTSSDLVIKDSLKQEKPHNLALKYARS is encoded by the exons tCCACATGTATCAACAGAAACAACTATTCCGTCTACATCGGGCCTTCAAGCAGAGCAAGACAAGGACAGTATGAGAAAAAATGACGACGAAACAAATGACAGCAAAGAGAAAGAAAATGAGGGCTCAGTATCAGATTGGGTATCGGGAGGACCGATTGGATCCAAGGTCGCTGTACTCGTATTTAGATCCTGCGTCCTCGCATCACGAACGCCCTCGATGGAATCAACGACGAAAACCGTCGGAAACAATACAGGGACCacgatattattaaacaaagcaAAGAACATGGCGAAAAGATTAGTTGCAGAACCGCATGCATTCAGTGTTAGGCCAAAAAATATAATGCACGATGTGATGGAAACGTTCGGAAATAGCAATAAGTTTACAGGGCAAGCCTATGTTGTGAGGCACGTTAGTGAAGCTGAGATGCCTGAAACGATGTCCATCGAAGAGCAAGGACATGAACCGACTGAACACAAGAGAGATATCGAAGACGTCCTCAATGATCTGAGTAAGATAACGCTATATATAAAGAAGAATCTCAACATCGAAAACACAACTGCCAATATTAAACCACCAGAAGAACCACCACCAACCAAAG atataaaagaagaaaaaaaagggAAAAAGAGTAAAGGCAAGAATAAACGGAAGAATTCTCACATACAAAGGACTTTATCTCCGACGTTAGAAAGCGACGACTCCGAACACATGCTAGTTAAAGACGTTGATAGCGTCAAG GTACTAGAGAGTTGTCACATGCCAGCTCGCGTTCTAAAAATCACTTACAAGCTAGTCAACACTGAGACCAAGTTATTGCACCGTCTCCTTCAAGCACACGGACTTCAAGAAGCCTCGCAGGATGCAAAGGATTTTAACCTCATGTGGGCTGGATTGCATCCAAAGCCTGACGTGCTGCGATCTCTCACGCCTTACCAACGAGTCAACCATTTCCCTAG GTCTTACGAACTAACTCGCAAGGACAAACTCTTCAAGAATATCGAGAAGATGCAATACTTCCGCGGCCTGAAGCACTTCGACTTCATACCGACCACGTTCCTGATGCCTGTCGAGTATAAGGAGCTTTGCACGACGCATTACAGGACGAAGGGACCTTGGATCGTCAAACCGGCTGCTTCTAGTCGAGGTCGGGGTATTTACATCGTGAATACG CCTGAACAAATACCGAAAGGGGAGAACGTCGTAGTGGCGAAGTATATCGACAAACCTCTCCTTATTGGAGGACACAAGTGCGACCTTCGTCTGTACGTGTGCGTTACGTCTATAGATCCTCTGCTGATCTATCTCTATGAGGAAGGACTCGTGAGGTTCGCCACGGTGAAGTATGACAAGACGAATAAGAACCTCTGGAATCCGTGCATGCACCTCTGCAACTACAGCATCAACAAATACCACACGGATTACATCAA GTGCGACGATCCCAATGCTGGTAATATCGGCCACAAGTGGACTCTTTCGGCTCTACTCCGCCACCTCCGCAAGCAAGGCCGGAATACAGCTGCATTGATGGCTGCCATCGAAGACCTGGTGGTGAAGTCCATTCTTTCGTCTGCTCAAACCATCACAGCCGCTGCGAGGGTATTCGTACCCAGTCATTTCAATTGTTTCG AATTATTTGGATATGACATACTCATAGATGACATGCTGAAGCCTTGGTTACTGGAAATCAACTTGTCGCCTag CTTGGCTTGCGAAAGTCCACTGGACGCTCGAGTCAAGTCGGCGCTTCTAGCGGACACGTTGACGCTGGTCGGGCTGCCGGCCGTGCCCATGTCTAAAAACGAGGCGTCGCCACAGAGCAACTCGCTTAGAATGAGAATAGGAGCT TGCCGCAGAGTCCACTCGGCCGAGAACACGTGCGTGCGTGGCAAGGCGGCGGCCGGGCCGGCGCCGGGCGCGGCCGGGTCCGGCGGGCCGGGCGGGACGGGCGGCGCGCTGACGGGCGACGAGCTGCGGCTCGTGCGCGCCGTGCGGGCGCAGTACGCGCGGCGCGGCGGGTTCGTGCGGATCTTCCCCAGCCAGAACTCGTGGCAGAAGTACGCGCAGTATCTCG ACCCGGTGACGGGCGTGCCCGTGTGCTCCACGTCGCTGAACAACAACGCGCCGTACACGGTGGTGCAGCACAACTACAACCTGCTGGTGCACTCGCACGTGTTGCCGCACTTCCAGCACGCCACCGTCGCCACCAGCCTCACCGACACGCCGCAAAG ACTGCAGCGCTACGAGGCGGCGTGCATCGCGGGCGCGGCGCCGGCCGTGCAGCTGGACGCGcagccgccgccgcccgccgccgacGCGCGCCGCGCCAAGCACCTCGTCAAGCAGCAGCTCGCCGACGGCCTGCGCCTCAC CACCGGCGAGGTCCGTCGCGCCTTCGGCCTGTACCTGACGCACGTGCTGAAGCGCATCTCGTCGCCGAGCAACGAGCTGGGCGTGCAGCACGCCGCGCTCGTGCTGCGCTTCCTGCGCCGCGCCTCCGCCTCGCTGCGCATGCCTTACAATGTAAAG GGTCCCCCGGCGAAGATGTGCGACAAGGACCGATGCGCCGTTATCGCCAAGCAGCTCAACGATTTCCTCTACATGTACTACCGCGAGACCGACCTCTACACCGACAGTGAGGATCGCGACGGCTGCGTTTCCAATATACACTTCGCACAATTCCTCTACTCGGCGAG CGAAGCCGATTTAGAAGATGTGTTGTTGCTGCTCTTACGCATGGAAAATTATGTCGCGACATTCCTGGGCGACGGTCGCGGGAGCGCCTTCTGCATCGACCTGCCGCCAGAGAAACGTGCGCCTTCCCCCCCGCGACACACACTGCTGCGACACCTCGCCGCGCTCGCACATCTCAACTGCAGACGATACCG ACCAGAAACAGAGACATCGAGCAGGTCAGAGCCCGAGGAACCGGCGTCTACAGAGAGTGTCCCGCCACCGCCCTACACCAGCTCGGATTTGGTGATCAAGGATTCACTCAAGCAGGAAAAACCTCACAACCTGGCCCTTAAGTACGCCAGATCATAG
- the LOC113402803 gene encoding tubulin polyglutamylase TTLL5 isoform X4 → MRKNDDETNDSKEKENEGSVSDWVSGGPIGSKVAVLVFRSCVLASRTPSMESTTKTVGNNTGTTILLNKAKNMAKRLVAEPHAFSVRPKNIMHDVMETFGNSNKFTGQAYVVRHVSEAEMPETMSIEEQGHEPTEHKRDIEDVLNDLSKITLYIKKNLNIENTTANIKPPEEPPPTKDIKEEKKGKKSKGKNKRKNSHIQRTLSPTLESDDSEHMLVKDVDSVKVLESCHMPARVLKITYKLVNTETKLLHRLLQAHGLQEASQDAKDFNLMWAGLHPKPDVLRSLTPYQRVNHFPRSYELTRKDKLFKNIEKMQYFRGLKHFDFIPTTFLMPVEYKELCTTHYRTKGPWIVKPAASSRGRGIYIVNTPEQIPKGENVVVAKYIDKPLLIGGHKCDLRLYVCVTSIDPLLIYLYEEGLVRFATVKYDKTNKNLWNPCMHLCNYSINKYHTDYIKCDDPNAGNIGHKWTLSALLRHLRKQGRNTAALMAAIEDLVVKSILSSAQTITAAARVFVPSHFNCFELFGYDILIDDMLKPWLLEINLSPSLACESPLDARVKSALLADTLTLVGLPAVPMSKNEASPQSNSLRMRIGACRRVHSAENTCVRGKAAAGPAPGAAGSGGPGGTGGALTGDELRLVRAVRAQYARRGGFVRIFPSQNSWQKYAQYLDPVTGVPVCSTSLNNNAPYTVVQHNYNLLVHSHVLPHFQHATVATSLTDTPQRLQRYEAACIAGAAPAVQLDAQPPPPAADARRAKHLVKQQLADGLRLTTGEVRRAFGLYLTHVLKRISSPSNELGVQHAALVLRFLRRASASLRMPYNVKGPPAKMCDKDRCAVIAKQLNDFLYMYYRETDLYTDSEDRDGCVSNIHFAQFLYSASEADLEDVLLLLLRMENYVATFLGDGRGSAFCIDLPPEKRAPSPPRHTLLRHLAALAHLNCRRYRPETETSSRSEPEEPASTESVPPPPYTSSDLVIKDSLKQEKPHNLALKYARS, encoded by the exons ATGAGAAAAAATGACGACGAAACAAATGACAGCAAAGAGAAAGAAAATGAGGGCTCAGTATCAGATTGGGTATCGGGAGGACCGATTGGATCCAAGGTCGCTGTACTCGTATTTAGATCCTGCGTCCTCGCATCACGAACGCCCTCGATGGAATCAACGACGAAAACCGTCGGAAACAATACAGGGACCacgatattattaaacaaagcaAAGAACATGGCGAAAAGATTAGTTGCAGAACCGCATGCATTCAGTGTTAGGCCAAAAAATATAATGCACGATGTGATGGAAACGTTCGGAAATAGCAATAAGTTTACAGGGCAAGCCTATGTTGTGAGGCACGTTAGTGAAGCTGAGATGCCTGAAACGATGTCCATCGAAGAGCAAGGACATGAACCGACTGAACACAAGAGAGATATCGAAGACGTCCTCAATGATCTGAGTAAGATAACGCTATATATAAAGAAGAATCTCAACATCGAAAACACAACTGCCAATATTAAACCACCAGAAGAACCACCACCAACCAAAG atataaaagaagaaaaaaaagggAAAAAGAGTAAAGGCAAGAATAAACGGAAGAATTCTCACATACAAAGGACTTTATCTCCGACGTTAGAAAGCGACGACTCCGAACACATGCTAGTTAAAGACGTTGATAGCGTCAAG GTACTAGAGAGTTGTCACATGCCAGCTCGCGTTCTAAAAATCACTTACAAGCTAGTCAACACTGAGACCAAGTTATTGCACCGTCTCCTTCAAGCACACGGACTTCAAGAAGCCTCGCAGGATGCAAAGGATTTTAACCTCATGTGGGCTGGATTGCATCCAAAGCCTGACGTGCTGCGATCTCTCACGCCTTACCAACGAGTCAACCATTTCCCTAG GTCTTACGAACTAACTCGCAAGGACAAACTCTTCAAGAATATCGAGAAGATGCAATACTTCCGCGGCCTGAAGCACTTCGACTTCATACCGACCACGTTCCTGATGCCTGTCGAGTATAAGGAGCTTTGCACGACGCATTACAGGACGAAGGGACCTTGGATCGTCAAACCGGCTGCTTCTAGTCGAGGTCGGGGTATTTACATCGTGAATACG CCTGAACAAATACCGAAAGGGGAGAACGTCGTAGTGGCGAAGTATATCGACAAACCTCTCCTTATTGGAGGACACAAGTGCGACCTTCGTCTGTACGTGTGCGTTACGTCTATAGATCCTCTGCTGATCTATCTCTATGAGGAAGGACTCGTGAGGTTCGCCACGGTGAAGTATGACAAGACGAATAAGAACCTCTGGAATCCGTGCATGCACCTCTGCAACTACAGCATCAACAAATACCACACGGATTACATCAA GTGCGACGATCCCAATGCTGGTAATATCGGCCACAAGTGGACTCTTTCGGCTCTACTCCGCCACCTCCGCAAGCAAGGCCGGAATACAGCTGCATTGATGGCTGCCATCGAAGACCTGGTGGTGAAGTCCATTCTTTCGTCTGCTCAAACCATCACAGCCGCTGCGAGGGTATTCGTACCCAGTCATTTCAATTGTTTCG AATTATTTGGATATGACATACTCATAGATGACATGCTGAAGCCTTGGTTACTGGAAATCAACTTGTCGCCTag CTTGGCTTGCGAAAGTCCACTGGACGCTCGAGTCAAGTCGGCGCTTCTAGCGGACACGTTGACGCTGGTCGGGCTGCCGGCCGTGCCCATGTCTAAAAACGAGGCGTCGCCACAGAGCAACTCGCTTAGAATGAGAATAGGAGCT TGCCGCAGAGTCCACTCGGCCGAGAACACGTGCGTGCGTGGCAAGGCGGCGGCCGGGCCGGCGCCGGGCGCGGCCGGGTCCGGCGGGCCGGGCGGGACGGGCGGCGCGCTGACGGGCGACGAGCTGCGGCTCGTGCGCGCCGTGCGGGCGCAGTACGCGCGGCGCGGCGGGTTCGTGCGGATCTTCCCCAGCCAGAACTCGTGGCAGAAGTACGCGCAGTATCTCG ACCCGGTGACGGGCGTGCCCGTGTGCTCCACGTCGCTGAACAACAACGCGCCGTACACGGTGGTGCAGCACAACTACAACCTGCTGGTGCACTCGCACGTGTTGCCGCACTTCCAGCACGCCACCGTCGCCACCAGCCTCACCGACACGCCGCAAAG ACTGCAGCGCTACGAGGCGGCGTGCATCGCGGGCGCGGCGCCGGCCGTGCAGCTGGACGCGcagccgccgccgcccgccgccgacGCGCGCCGCGCCAAGCACCTCGTCAAGCAGCAGCTCGCCGACGGCCTGCGCCTCAC CACCGGCGAGGTCCGTCGCGCCTTCGGCCTGTACCTGACGCACGTGCTGAAGCGCATCTCGTCGCCGAGCAACGAGCTGGGCGTGCAGCACGCCGCGCTCGTGCTGCGCTTCCTGCGCCGCGCCTCCGCCTCGCTGCGCATGCCTTACAATGTAAAG GGTCCCCCGGCGAAGATGTGCGACAAGGACCGATGCGCCGTTATCGCCAAGCAGCTCAACGATTTCCTCTACATGTACTACCGCGAGACCGACCTCTACACCGACAGTGAGGATCGCGACGGCTGCGTTTCCAATATACACTTCGCACAATTCCTCTACTCGGCGAG CGAAGCCGATTTAGAAGATGTGTTGTTGCTGCTCTTACGCATGGAAAATTATGTCGCGACATTCCTGGGCGACGGTCGCGGGAGCGCCTTCTGCATCGACCTGCCGCCAGAGAAACGTGCGCCTTCCCCCCCGCGACACACACTGCTGCGACACCTCGCCGCGCTCGCACATCTCAACTGCAGACGATACCG ACCAGAAACAGAGACATCGAGCAGGTCAGAGCCCGAGGAACCGGCGTCTACAGAGAGTGTCCCGCCACCGCCCTACACCAGCTCGGATTTGGTGATCAAGGATTCACTCAAGCAGGAAAAACCTCACAACCTGGCCCTTAAGTACGCCAGATCATAG
- the LOC113402803 gene encoding uncharacterized protein LOC113402803 isoform X2, translated as MEQEDEFKPQFKISSDELPKIHKKCNHNRPHTSPHVSTETTIPSTSGLQAEQDKDSMRKNDDETNDSKEKENEGSVSDWVSGGPIGSKVAVLVFRSCVLASRTPSMESTTKTVGNNTGTTILLNKAKNMAKRLVAEPHAFSVRPKNIMHDVMETFGNSNKFTGQAYVVRHVSEAEMPETMSIEEQGHEPTEHKRDIEDVLNDLSKITLYIKKNLNIENTTANIKPPEEPPPTKDIKEEKKGKKSKGKNKRKNSHIQRTLSPTLESDDSEHMLVKDVDSVKVLESCHMPARVLKITYKLVNTETKLLHRLLQAHGLQEASQDAKDFNLMWAGLHPKPDVLRSLTPYQRVNHFPRSYELTRKDKLFKNIEKMQYFRGLKHFDFIPTTFLMPVEYKELCTTHYRTKGPWIVKPAASSRGRGIYIVNTPEQIPKGENVVVAKYIDKPLLIGGHKCDLRLYVCVTSIDPLLIYLYEEGLVRFATVKYDKTNKNLWNPCMHLCNYSINKYHTDYIKCDDPNAGNIGHKWTLSALLRHLRKQGRNTAALMAAIEDLVVKSILSSAQTITAAARVFVPSHFNCFELFGYDILIDDMLKPWLLEINLSPSLACESPLDARVKSALLADTLTLVGLPAVPMSKNEASPQSNSLRMRIGACRRVHSAENTCVRGKAAAGPAPGAAGSGGPGGTGGALTGDELRLVRAVRAQYARRGGFVRIFPSQNSWQKYAQYLDPVTGVPVCSTSLNNNAPYTVVQHNYNLLVHSHVLPHFQHATVATSLTDTPQRLQRYEAACIAGAAPAVQLDAQPPPPAADARRAKHLVKQQLADGLRLTTGEVRRAFGLYLTHVLKRISSPSNELGVQHAALVLRFLRRASASLRMPYNGPPAKMCDKDRCAVIAKQLNDFLYMYYRETDLYTDSEDRDGCVSNIHFAQFLYSASEADLEDVLLLLLRMENYVATFLGDGRGSAFCIDLPPEKRAPSPPRHTLLRHLAALAHLNCRRYRPETETSSRSEPEEPASTESVPPPPYTSSDLVIKDSLKQEKPHNLALKYARS; from the exons tCCACATGTATCAACAGAAACAACTATTCCGTCTACATCGGGCCTTCAAGCAGAGCAAGACAAGGACAGTATGAGAAAAAATGACGACGAAACAAATGACAGCAAAGAGAAAGAAAATGAGGGCTCAGTATCAGATTGGGTATCGGGAGGACCGATTGGATCCAAGGTCGCTGTACTCGTATTTAGATCCTGCGTCCTCGCATCACGAACGCCCTCGATGGAATCAACGACGAAAACCGTCGGAAACAATACAGGGACCacgatattattaaacaaagcaAAGAACATGGCGAAAAGATTAGTTGCAGAACCGCATGCATTCAGTGTTAGGCCAAAAAATATAATGCACGATGTGATGGAAACGTTCGGAAATAGCAATAAGTTTACAGGGCAAGCCTATGTTGTGAGGCACGTTAGTGAAGCTGAGATGCCTGAAACGATGTCCATCGAAGAGCAAGGACATGAACCGACTGAACACAAGAGAGATATCGAAGACGTCCTCAATGATCTGAGTAAGATAACGCTATATATAAAGAAGAATCTCAACATCGAAAACACAACTGCCAATATTAAACCACCAGAAGAACCACCACCAACCAAAG atataaaagaagaaaaaaaagggAAAAAGAGTAAAGGCAAGAATAAACGGAAGAATTCTCACATACAAAGGACTTTATCTCCGACGTTAGAAAGCGACGACTCCGAACACATGCTAGTTAAAGACGTTGATAGCGTCAAG GTACTAGAGAGTTGTCACATGCCAGCTCGCGTTCTAAAAATCACTTACAAGCTAGTCAACACTGAGACCAAGTTATTGCACCGTCTCCTTCAAGCACACGGACTTCAAGAAGCCTCGCAGGATGCAAAGGATTTTAACCTCATGTGGGCTGGATTGCATCCAAAGCCTGACGTGCTGCGATCTCTCACGCCTTACCAACGAGTCAACCATTTCCCTAG GTCTTACGAACTAACTCGCAAGGACAAACTCTTCAAGAATATCGAGAAGATGCAATACTTCCGCGGCCTGAAGCACTTCGACTTCATACCGACCACGTTCCTGATGCCTGTCGAGTATAAGGAGCTTTGCACGACGCATTACAGGACGAAGGGACCTTGGATCGTCAAACCGGCTGCTTCTAGTCGAGGTCGGGGTATTTACATCGTGAATACG CCTGAACAAATACCGAAAGGGGAGAACGTCGTAGTGGCGAAGTATATCGACAAACCTCTCCTTATTGGAGGACACAAGTGCGACCTTCGTCTGTACGTGTGCGTTACGTCTATAGATCCTCTGCTGATCTATCTCTATGAGGAAGGACTCGTGAGGTTCGCCACGGTGAAGTATGACAAGACGAATAAGAACCTCTGGAATCCGTGCATGCACCTCTGCAACTACAGCATCAACAAATACCACACGGATTACATCAA GTGCGACGATCCCAATGCTGGTAATATCGGCCACAAGTGGACTCTTTCGGCTCTACTCCGCCACCTCCGCAAGCAAGGCCGGAATACAGCTGCATTGATGGCTGCCATCGAAGACCTGGTGGTGAAGTCCATTCTTTCGTCTGCTCAAACCATCACAGCCGCTGCGAGGGTATTCGTACCCAGTCATTTCAATTGTTTCG AATTATTTGGATATGACATACTCATAGATGACATGCTGAAGCCTTGGTTACTGGAAATCAACTTGTCGCCTag CTTGGCTTGCGAAAGTCCACTGGACGCTCGAGTCAAGTCGGCGCTTCTAGCGGACACGTTGACGCTGGTCGGGCTGCCGGCCGTGCCCATGTCTAAAAACGAGGCGTCGCCACAGAGCAACTCGCTTAGAATGAGAATAGGAGCT TGCCGCAGAGTCCACTCGGCCGAGAACACGTGCGTGCGTGGCAAGGCGGCGGCCGGGCCGGCGCCGGGCGCGGCCGGGTCCGGCGGGCCGGGCGGGACGGGCGGCGCGCTGACGGGCGACGAGCTGCGGCTCGTGCGCGCCGTGCGGGCGCAGTACGCGCGGCGCGGCGGGTTCGTGCGGATCTTCCCCAGCCAGAACTCGTGGCAGAAGTACGCGCAGTATCTCG ACCCGGTGACGGGCGTGCCCGTGTGCTCCACGTCGCTGAACAACAACGCGCCGTACACGGTGGTGCAGCACAACTACAACCTGCTGGTGCACTCGCACGTGTTGCCGCACTTCCAGCACGCCACCGTCGCCACCAGCCTCACCGACACGCCGCAAAG ACTGCAGCGCTACGAGGCGGCGTGCATCGCGGGCGCGGCGCCGGCCGTGCAGCTGGACGCGcagccgccgccgcccgccgccgacGCGCGCCGCGCCAAGCACCTCGTCAAGCAGCAGCTCGCCGACGGCCTGCGCCTCAC CACCGGCGAGGTCCGTCGCGCCTTCGGCCTGTACCTGACGCACGTGCTGAAGCGCATCTCGTCGCCGAGCAACGAGCTGGGCGTGCAGCACGCCGCGCTCGTGCTGCGCTTCCTGCGCCGCGCCTCCGCCTCGCTGCGCATGCCTTACAAT GGTCCCCCGGCGAAGATGTGCGACAAGGACCGATGCGCCGTTATCGCCAAGCAGCTCAACGATTTCCTCTACATGTACTACCGCGAGACCGACCTCTACACCGACAGTGAGGATCGCGACGGCTGCGTTTCCAATATACACTTCGCACAATTCCTCTACTCGGCGAG CGAAGCCGATTTAGAAGATGTGTTGTTGCTGCTCTTACGCATGGAAAATTATGTCGCGACATTCCTGGGCGACGGTCGCGGGAGCGCCTTCTGCATCGACCTGCCGCCAGAGAAACGTGCGCCTTCCCCCCCGCGACACACACTGCTGCGACACCTCGCCGCGCTCGCACATCTCAACTGCAGACGATACCG ACCAGAAACAGAGACATCGAGCAGGTCAGAGCCCGAGGAACCGGCGTCTACAGAGAGTGTCCCGCCACCGCCCTACACCAGCTCGGATTTGGTGATCAAGGATTCACTCAAGCAGGAAAAACCTCACAACCTGGCCCTTAAGTACGCCAGATCATAG